CTTCTCCTCCCTTTGCAGCCGGAGATTAGCACACTTTTTTGTAGCGTCGTGCGGCGTAAGCTGAAAGCTGCTTGAGCGATAGTGCTAGCCGGTTTAGTGTTGGCGCTCAACTGAACAGAACCGTGGAGGCCGTGTGGAACAGCCCTTAAAACGAATTATTACCGCCGCACACTGGGGGCCGATGGTTGTAACCACCGACGGCCAGCGGGTGCTCGATTCGCGCGGCGCGCTTAGTGCCTCCCAGGATAACTCCCTCCAGGAGGCGGTGGCCTGTCAGGTACACAGCCCGGCTCGGGTACGTTATCCCATGGTTCGCAGAGGCTTTCTGGAAAATCCGCAGCAGCCCACCGGTCTGCGGGGAAAAGATGAATTCGTCCGGGTGAGCTGGGAGCAGGCGCTGGCGCTGATCGACGGCCAGCACGGGCGCATCCGGCAGCAATATGGCCCTGCGGCGATTTTTGCCGGTTCTTACGGCTGGCGTTCAAATGGAATTTTGCATAAGGCCTCCACGCTGTTACAGCGCTATATGAGCCTGGCCGGAGGTTACACCGGGCATTTGGGGGATTACTCCACCGGTGCCGCACAGGCCATCATGCCTCACGTAGTGGGGAGTAATGAGGTCTATCAACAGCAAACCAGTTGGCCTCAGGTGCTGGAGCATAGCGAGGTCGTTGTTTTGTGGAGCGCTAACCCACTTAACACCCTGAAAATTGCCTGGAATGCTTCGGATGAGCAGGGGCTGGCATTTTTCAACCAGCTTAAAAACAGCGGTAAAAAGATTATTTGCATTGACCCGATGCGTTCAGAAACCGCCGACTTCTTTGGTGAGCGCGGCGAGTGGCTGGCACCGCATATGGGCACCGACGTGGCGCTGATGCTTGGTATTGCTCATACCCTGATGGAATCCGGTTGGCAGGATGAGCAATTCCTGGCGCGTTGCACCATCGGCTGGCCGCAATTTGCTGACTATCTTAGTGGAGCAGAATATGGGGAGGCCAAAAGCGCGGAGTGGGCGGCGAGGATTTGCGGCATTCCGGCAGAAAAAATTCGCGAACTGGCGGCTATTTTCCATAAAAACCGCACTATGCTGATGGCGGGTTGGGGGATGCAGCGCCAGCAATATGGCGAACAGACCCATTGGATGCTGGTGGTGCTGGCGGCGATGTTAGGCCAGATTGGCCTGCCGGGGGGCGGGTTTGGACTGTCATATCACTTTGCCAATGGCGGCAACCCAACGCGGCGGGCAGTTACGCCCACCTCAATGCAAGGCAGCGTCGCCGGGGGCACCGATGCCGTGGATAAAATTCCCGTGGCGCGTATCGTCGAAGCCCTTGAACGTCCGGGCGAGCGTTATCAGCATAACGGGCAAACCCGGCAGTTTCCTGAAATTAAAATGATCTGGTGGGCAGGGGGCGGAAACTTTACCCATCATCAGGATACCAACCGTCTGATCCGCGCCTGGCAAAAGCCTGAGCTGGTGGTTATCTCGGAATGCTTCTGGACGGCTGCGGCCAGGCATGCCGATATTGTGCTGCCGGTAACAACGTCCTATGAGCGTAACGATCTCACGATGACCGGCGATTATAGCCTGCAGCATCTGGTGCCTATGAAGCAGGTGGTGGCACCGCAGTTTGAAGCTCGTAATGATTTTGATATTTTCGCCGGGCTAAGTGACCTGTGGGAGCCGGGTGGCGCTGAGCGTTTTACAGAAGGCCGCGATGAGCTGGAGTGGCTGGCATCATTTTATGCCAGCGCCCGCGAGCGGG
This genomic interval from Salmonella enterica subsp. enterica serovar Choleraesuis contains the following:
- a CDS encoding biotin sulfoxide reductase, yielding MEQPLKRIITAAHWGPMVVTTDGQRVLDSRGALSASQDNSLQEAVACQVHSPARVRYPMVRRGFLENPQQPTGLRGKDEFVRVSWEQALALIDGQHGRIRQQYGPAAIFAGSYGWRSNGILHKASTLLQRYMSLAGGYTGHLGDYSTGAAQAIMPHVVGSNEVYQQQTSWPQVLEHSEVVVLWSANPLNTLKIAWNASDEQGLAFFNQLKNSGKKIICIDPMRSETADFFGERGEWLAPHMGTDVALMLGIAHTLMESGWQDEQFLARCTIGWPQFADYLSGAEYGEAKSAEWAARICGIPAEKIRELAAIFHKNRTMLMAGWGMQRQQYGEQTHWMLVVLAAMLGQIGLPGGGFGLSYHFANGGNPTRRAVTPTSMQGSVAGGTDAVDKIPVARIVEALERPGERYQHNGQTRQFPEIKMIWWAGGGNFTHHQDTNRLIRAWQKPELVVISECFWTAAARHADIVLPVTTSYERNDLTMTGDYSLQHLVPMKQVVAPQFEARNDFDIFAGLSDLWEPGGAERFTEGRDELEWLASFYASARERGVKRGIELPEFNAFWQANQIFEMPEEPASSDYVRYAEFRADPDTHPLKTPSGKIEIFSATIAGFGYQDCQGHPRWMVPDEWRGNAASDELELLSAHPAHRLHSQLNYSHLRERYAIADREPVLIHPEDAKARGIASGDVVRLWNGRGQVLAGALVSDDIKPGVVCLHEGGWPDMDESGLCNYGAVNVLTRDIPTSRLGNGCAANSALVRLEKYCGQLRPIAAFTPPPGA